The following proteins are encoded in a genomic region of Actinomadura sp. NAK00032:
- a CDS encoding protein kinase family protein, with product MSTSVIEPGTRLAGRYRLEERISDSGGSSLWKAIDEILARAVAVRTFDPEFPRIAEAVTSARSASRLTDPRCTQVFDADDSGESAYVVSEWVAGETLEGMLGKAPLEPGRAATLLYEAAEAVAAAHAAGLSHLCLTPRDLVWTTGGTVKILGIATDAVLHDRTADDPAAEDVRGLGRMLYAALTAHWPGDPDLSDLPAAPATDGVPHAPRQVQAGISHGVDAIVCRCLGIGPGEPIAAPADLAKALRGVPRTPLPLFAGLGHTAPPSPRPAPAQAPRPANPSPAATQPHRPPEPASHVPPPRAQHAPPPPPASTSTRTAPAHGPGSSKRQANRALLGIAAAALTVIVGIGAWALTGTGGGEPEGRGGPTDNGKTSAPPTPTTVKLQAVGAEGIQDSKPGHPDTSLGKGAETVIDGKPSGSWETQTYNDAQFGKYSKGMGVLLDMGKPVKVSKVKIYSSESGGMLQVRVGDSKTPRDLKRIGQQPATGGELTITASPEATGQYVLVWFTTLPTSLKGRLGEVTVYGAAG from the coding sequence GTGAGCACGTCAGTCATCGAGCCCGGCACGCGTCTCGCCGGCCGCTACCGCCTCGAAGAGCGCATCAGCGATTCCGGTGGATCGTCGCTCTGGAAGGCCATCGACGAGATCCTCGCGCGGGCGGTCGCCGTCCGCACCTTCGATCCCGAGTTCCCCCGGATCGCCGAGGCCGTCACCTCCGCGCGGTCGGCCAGCCGGCTGACCGACCCCCGCTGCACCCAGGTGTTCGATGCCGACGACTCCGGCGAGAGCGCCTACGTCGTCAGCGAGTGGGTGGCCGGCGAGACCCTGGAGGGCATGCTCGGCAAGGCCCCGCTGGAGCCCGGCCGCGCCGCGACCCTGCTGTACGAGGCGGCCGAGGCGGTCGCCGCCGCGCACGCCGCGGGGCTGTCGCACCTCTGCCTCACCCCCCGCGACCTCGTGTGGACGACCGGCGGCACCGTCAAGATCCTCGGCATCGCGACCGACGCCGTGCTGCACGACCGCACCGCCGACGACCCCGCCGCCGAGGACGTCCGCGGCCTCGGCCGGATGCTGTACGCGGCGCTGACCGCGCACTGGCCCGGCGACCCCGACCTCTCCGACCTGCCCGCCGCGCCCGCGACCGACGGGGTGCCGCACGCGCCCCGGCAGGTGCAGGCCGGCATCTCGCACGGCGTCGACGCCATCGTCTGCCGCTGCCTCGGCATCGGCCCCGGCGAGCCGATCGCGGCACCCGCCGACCTGGCCAAGGCGCTGCGCGGCGTCCCGCGCACCCCGCTGCCGCTGTTCGCCGGGCTCGGGCACACCGCGCCGCCGTCCCCGCGTCCCGCGCCCGCGCAGGCCCCGCGCCCCGCGAACCCCTCGCCCGCCGCGACGCAGCCCCACCGGCCCCCCGAGCCGGCCTCGCACGTCCCGCCGCCGCGCGCCCAGCACGCGCCGCCGCCTCCGCCCGCGTCCACCTCCACCCGGACGGCGCCGGCGCACGGGCCCGGCTCGTCCAAACGCCAGGCGAACCGCGCACTGCTCGGCATCGCCGCCGCCGCGCTGACCGTCATCGTCGGCATCGGCGCGTGGGCGCTGACCGGCACCGGCGGCGGCGAGCCCGAAGGCCGCGGCGGTCCCACCGACAACGGCAAGACGAGCGCCCCGCCCACGCCGACCACGGTGAAACTGCAGGCCGTGGGCGCCGAGGGCATCCAGGACTCCAAGCCCGGCCACCCCGACACCTCCCTCGGCAAGGGCGCCGAAACGGTCATCGACGGCAAGCCGAGCGGCTCCTGGGAGACGCAGACGTACAACGACGCCCAGTTCGGCAAGTACTCCAAGGGCATGGGCGTCCTGCTCGACATGGGCAAGCCGGTCAAGGTCTCCAAGGTCAAGATCTACTCGTCCGAGAGCGGCGGGATGCTGCAGGTCAGGGTGGGGGACTCCAAGACCCCCCGCGATCTCAAGCGCATCGGCCAGCAGCCCGCCACCGGCGGTGAGCTGACCATCACCGCGTCCCCCGAGGCCACCGGGCAGTACGTGCTCGTCTGGTTCACCACCCTGCCCACGTCCCTCAAGGGCAGGCTCGGGGAGGTCACCGTCTACGGCGCCGCCGGCTGA
- the trxA gene encoding thioredoxin, with the protein MKAVTDADFATEVLKSDKPVLVDFWAEWCGPCRMVSPILEEISKEHGDKIEIVKMNIDENPKVPQEYGILAIPTMSVFQGGQPIKQITGAKPKAALLRDLAEFI; encoded by the coding sequence ATGAAAGCCGTGACCGACGCCGACTTCGCGACCGAGGTCCTGAAGAGCGACAAGCCCGTCCTCGTCGACTTCTGGGCCGAGTGGTGCGGCCCGTGCCGGATGGTGTCGCCGATCCTGGAGGAGATCTCCAAGGAGCACGGCGACAAGATCGAGATCGTGAAGATGAACATCGACGAGAACCCGAAGGTGCCGCAGGAGTACGGCATCCTGGCGATTCCGACGATGAGCGTCTTCCAGGGCGGCCAGCCCATCAAGCAGATCACGGGCGCCAAGCCGAAGGCCGCCCTGCTCCGGGACCTCGCCGAGTTCATCTGA
- the sigM gene encoding RNA polymerase sigma factor SigM: MHRVGEVPDKELLARHAQGDPHAFAELVHRHRDRMWAVAVRTLGDPEEAADALQDACLSAFRAAGRFRGDAAVTTWLHRIVVNACLDRIRRKSVRPATPMGDDATFDAVAPKMPDPTDAHGVSLDVRTALEQLPYEQRAALVLVDMMGYSVDDAAQVMEVPPGTIKSRCARGRARLAPLLTHHRNRRDRKNVGGVEGGGMPK; the protein is encoded by the coding sequence ATGCATCGGGTCGGTGAGGTGCCCGACAAGGAGCTCCTCGCCCGCCACGCCCAGGGGGACCCGCACGCGTTCGCCGAACTCGTCCACCGGCACCGCGACCGCATGTGGGCGGTCGCCGTCCGCACCCTCGGCGACCCGGAGGAGGCGGCCGACGCGCTGCAGGACGCGTGCCTGTCGGCGTTCCGCGCGGCCGGGCGGTTCCGCGGGGACGCCGCCGTCACGACCTGGCTGCACCGCATCGTGGTGAACGCCTGCCTGGACCGCATCAGGCGCAAGTCCGTCCGGCCGGCGACGCCGATGGGCGACGACGCGACGTTCGACGCCGTCGCGCCGAAGATGCCCGACCCGACCGACGCGCACGGGGTGTCCCTCGACGTCCGCACCGCCCTGGAGCAGCTGCCGTACGAGCAGCGCGCCGCGCTCGTCCTCGTCGACATGATGGGCTACTCCGTCGACGACGCGGCCCAGGTCATGGAGGTTCCGCCCGGAACGATCAAGAGCCGGTGCGCGCGCGGGCGCGCCCGGCTCGCGCCCCTTCTCACCCACCACCGGAACCGACGGGATCGCAAAAACGTCGGAGGTGTGGAAGGAGGTGGCATGCCCAAGTGA
- a CDS encoding GNAT family N-acetyltransferase yields MSRRLVNITLDNLDDLPHRCRGCVFWELDPVSRDRALESGDSGLEKEAWISSTLLEWGSCGKIAYVDNVPAGFVMYAPPLYVPRSVAFPTSPVSADAVLLMTAHILPEFAGGGLGRMLVQGVAKDLTRRAVKAIEAFGDLKGEEGGCMVPADYLLSVGFKTVRPHHRYPRLRLELKSALSWREDVEVALERLLGSMTPEGALRPV; encoded by the coding sequence GTGTCGCGTCGTCTCGTCAACATCACGCTGGACAATCTCGACGATCTGCCGCATCGCTGTCGCGGCTGCGTGTTCTGGGAGCTTGATCCGGTCAGCCGGGACCGTGCGCTGGAGAGCGGCGACTCGGGCCTGGAGAAGGAGGCGTGGATCTCCTCGACGCTGCTGGAGTGGGGCAGCTGCGGCAAGATCGCGTACGTGGACAACGTCCCGGCGGGGTTCGTGATGTACGCGCCGCCGCTGTACGTGCCGCGCTCGGTGGCGTTCCCGACGAGCCCGGTCAGCGCGGACGCCGTGCTGCTGATGACCGCGCACATCCTGCCGGAGTTCGCGGGCGGCGGCCTCGGCCGGATGCTCGTCCAGGGCGTCGCGAAGGACCTGACCCGCCGCGCGGTGAAGGCGATCGAGGCGTTCGGCGACCTGAAGGGCGAGGAGGGCGGGTGCATGGTGCCCGCCGACTACCTGCTGTCGGTCGGGTTCAAGACCGTCCGGCCGCATCACCGGTACCCGCGGCTGAGGCTGGAGCTGAAGTCGGCCCTGTCGTGGCGTGAGGACGTCGAGGTGGCCCTCGAACGGCTGCTGGGCTCCATGACCCCGGAGGGGGCGCTACGACCCGTCTGA
- a CDS encoding anti-sigma factor — MNPAHYDYEVLADLAEGLLEDDEAASVNAHLDSCAECRELSADLADVSRILAEAPVPSMPAELAERIDTAIAAESMHSATVVSMEQRRGRRHWRILSAAAAAVIVVGGGAVVGNMALDGVSGDHGQASTPAQDNPDQSGSEHAVAPNAAPAGAFTVARSGTDYRAGTLGAQVDGLLADGQRLKRSAGTPSAQLKGCVTGVTHGQTPALVDNAEYEGAPAIVIAVHGVDTGKWNIWVVGPECSARNQHVLKKLENA; from the coding sequence GTGAACCCCGCACACTATGACTACGAGGTCCTCGCCGACCTGGCCGAGGGATTGCTCGAAGACGACGAAGCCGCCTCCGTCAACGCGCACCTCGACTCCTGCGCCGAATGCCGTGAGCTGTCCGCCGACCTTGCGGACGTCTCCCGGATCCTGGCGGAGGCACCCGTACCGTCCATGCCCGCCGAACTGGCCGAGCGCATCGACACCGCCATCGCCGCGGAGTCCATGCACAGCGCCACCGTGGTGAGCATGGAGCAGCGGCGCGGAAGGCGGCATTGGCGGATACTGTCCGCGGCCGCGGCGGCGGTGATCGTCGTCGGCGGCGGCGCGGTGGTCGGCAATATGGCATTGGACGGCGTGAGCGGCGACCACGGTCAGGCGTCGACTCCCGCGCAGGATAATCCCGACCAATCCGGTTCGGAACACGCGGTGGCCCCGAACGCCGCCCCGGCGGGGGCCTTCACGGTCGCCCGCAGCGGCACCGACTACCGTGCCGGAACGCTCGGCGCCCAGGTCGACGGGCTGCTCGCCGACGGGCAGCGGCTCAAGCGCTCGGCGGGCACCCCGTCCGCGCAGCTCAAGGGATGCGTCACGGGCGTCACGCACGGCCAGACGCCCGCCCTCGTCGACAACGCCGAATACGAGGGCGCCCCGGCGATCGTCATCGCCGTGCACGGCGTCGACACCGGCAAATGGAACATCTGGGTGGTCGGCCCGGAATGCTCCGCGCGGAACCAGCACGTCCTGAAGAAGCTGGAGAACGCCTGA
- a CDS encoding dienelactone hydrolase family protein translates to MARILLLHSMYGLRPAVHQAADRLRAAGHEVHVPDLYDGRVVDTAEEGFEIKEEIGRDELLRRAVHAAAPLIGDGGLVYAGFSLGGSIAQNLAFADANAGGLLLMHGTSDIAEDASTEVPAQLHVADPDTWEPVDWLNAWYLRMRKAGADVEVFRYRGAGHLFTDPDLPDYDADSAERAWTTALAFLDSL, encoded by the coding sequence ATGGCACGCATCCTGCTCCTCCACTCGATGTACGGGCTGCGCCCGGCGGTGCACCAGGCGGCGGACCGGCTCCGCGCGGCCGGGCACGAGGTCCACGTCCCCGACCTGTACGACGGCCGGGTCGTCGACACCGCCGAGGAGGGGTTCGAGATCAAGGAGGAGATCGGCCGGGACGAGCTGCTGCGCCGCGCCGTGCACGCGGCGGCGCCGCTGATCGGCGACGGGGGCCTCGTCTACGCGGGCTTCTCGCTCGGCGGGTCCATCGCCCAGAACCTCGCGTTCGCCGACGCGAACGCCGGCGGGCTGCTGCTGATGCACGGCACGTCCGACATCGCGGAGGACGCGTCCACCGAGGTCCCGGCGCAACTGCACGTCGCCGACCCGGACACCTGGGAGCCCGTCGACTGGCTGAACGCCTGGTACCTGCGGATGCGCAAGGCGGGCGCGGACGTCGAGGTCTTCCGCTACCGGGGCGCCGGCCACCTGTTCACCGACCCCGATCTCCCCGACTACGACGCCGACTCGGCGGAACGCGCCTGGACGACCGCCCTCGCCTTCCTCGACTCCCTCTGA
- a CDS encoding PLP-dependent aminotransferase family protein, protein MEQHSRTDVYADRYAARAAGMVPSEIRALFAMVARPEIVSLAGGAPYVSALPLDAVGEMIGELVAGKGAEVLQYGSAQGDEHLREHICEVMSLEGVHASPDDVVVTVGAQQALDLITKIFVDPGDVVLAEAPSYVGALGTFASYQADVVHVPLDEGGLIPSALRETLASLRAEGRSVKFLYTVPTFQNPAGVTLTTARRAQILEICAEYDILVVEDNPYGLLGFDGDPMRALRADDSERVIYLGSFSKTIASGLRVGWVLAPHAVRAKLVLAAESAILCPSNFSQLAVREYLATQPWREQIKDFRELYRARRDAMLESLDQWMPEGCTWTRPAGGFFVWLTLPEGLDSKAMAPRAIAERVAYVPGTGFYADGDGHRHLRLSYCFPEPHRIREGVRRLATVVEKEISLRDTFGGAVGGGSTGVQTPGPDVV, encoded by the coding sequence GTGGAACAGCATTCGCGTACGGACGTCTACGCCGATCGCTACGCCGCCCGCGCCGCCGGGATGGTGCCGTCCGAGATCCGCGCCCTGTTCGCGATGGTCGCACGGCCCGAGATCGTCTCCCTCGCGGGCGGGGCGCCCTACGTGTCCGCGCTGCCCCTCGACGCCGTCGGCGAGATGATCGGCGAACTCGTCGCCGGCAAGGGCGCCGAGGTCCTCCAGTACGGCTCCGCGCAGGGGGACGAGCATCTCCGCGAGCACATCTGCGAGGTCATGTCCCTGGAGGGCGTCCACGCGTCCCCCGACGACGTGGTCGTCACCGTCGGCGCGCAGCAGGCGCTCGACCTCATCACCAAGATCTTCGTGGACCCGGGGGACGTCGTCCTCGCCGAGGCCCCGTCCTATGTCGGCGCGCTCGGCACGTTCGCGTCCTACCAGGCCGACGTCGTGCACGTCCCGCTGGACGAGGGCGGGCTCATCCCGTCCGCGCTCCGCGAGACGCTCGCCTCCCTCCGCGCCGAGGGCCGCAGCGTCAAGTTCCTCTACACCGTCCCGACGTTCCAGAACCCGGCCGGCGTCACGCTCACCACCGCCCGCCGCGCGCAGATCCTGGAGATCTGCGCCGAGTACGACATCCTGGTCGTCGAGGACAACCCGTACGGGCTCCTCGGCTTCGACGGCGACCCCATGCGCGCGCTGCGCGCGGACGACTCCGAGCGCGTCATCTACCTCGGCTCGTTCTCCAAGACGATCGCGTCCGGCCTCCGCGTCGGCTGGGTGCTCGCGCCGCACGCGGTGCGGGCCAAGCTCGTCCTGGCCGCCGAGTCCGCGATCCTGTGCCCGTCGAACTTCTCCCAGCTCGCCGTCCGCGAGTACCTCGCCACGCAGCCGTGGCGGGAGCAGATCAAGGACTTCCGCGAGCTGTACCGGGCGCGCCGTGACGCGATGCTGGAATCCCTTGACCAGTGGATGCCCGAGGGGTGCACCTGGACGCGTCCCGCCGGCGGCTTCTTCGTCTGGCTCACCCTCCCCGAGGGGCTCGACTCCAAGGCGATGGCGCCGCGCGCGATCGCCGAGCGCGTCGCCTACGTCCCCGGCACCGGCTTCTACGCGGACGGCGACGGGCACCGGCACCTGCGGCTGTCGTACTGCTTCCCGGAACCGCACCGGATCCGGGAGGGCGTCCGGCGGCTCGCGACGGTGGTCGAGAAGGAGATCAGCCTCCGCGACACGTTCGGCGGCGCCGTCGGCGGCGGCTCCACGGGCGTCCAGACACCGGGCCCGGACGTCGTCTGA
- the trxB gene encoding thioredoxin-disulfide reductase — protein sequence MSDVRNVIVIGSGPAGYTAAVYAARGDLKPLVFEGSVTAGGALMNTTDVENFPGFPDGIMGPDLMDNLRKQAERFGAELITDDVTEVDLNADPKVVKVGDETYLARTVIVATGSGYRELGLPDEKRLSGRGVSWCATCDGFFFREQDIAVVGGGDTAMEEAIFLTKFARSVTVIHRRGELRASKIMQDRAFANDKIRFQWNSEVVSIQGDDRVTGVTVRDTKTGAESSLEITGLFIAIGHDPRSELFAGQLETDTDGYLLVDAPTTRTKIPGVFACGDVVDHIYRQAITAAGTGCSAAIDAEHWLQDQDAADAQA from the coding sequence GTGAGCGACGTCCGTAACGTCATCGTCATCGGGTCCGGGCCCGCGGGCTACACGGCCGCCGTCTACGCGGCTCGCGGCGACCTGAAGCCGCTGGTGTTCGAGGGGTCGGTGACGGCCGGCGGCGCGCTGATGAACACCACCGACGTGGAGAACTTCCCCGGCTTCCCCGACGGGATCATGGGGCCGGACCTCATGGACAACCTGCGCAAGCAGGCCGAGCGGTTCGGCGCCGAGCTGATCACCGACGACGTCACCGAGGTCGACCTGAACGCCGACCCCAAGGTCGTGAAGGTCGGCGACGAGACCTACCTGGCGCGGACCGTCATCGTGGCGACCGGGTCGGGGTACCGGGAGCTCGGCCTGCCCGACGAGAAGCGGCTGTCGGGCCGGGGCGTGTCGTGGTGCGCGACCTGTGACGGGTTCTTCTTCCGCGAGCAGGACATCGCGGTGGTCGGCGGCGGCGACACCGCGATGGAGGAGGCGATCTTCCTGACCAAGTTCGCCCGCTCGGTCACCGTCATCCACCGCCGGGGCGAGCTGCGCGCCTCCAAGATCATGCAGGACCGGGCGTTCGCCAACGACAAGATCCGCTTCCAGTGGAACAGCGAGGTCGTGTCGATCCAGGGCGACGACCGGGTCACCGGTGTCACGGTGCGCGACACCAAGACCGGGGCCGAGTCGTCGCTGGAGATCACCGGGCTGTTCATCGCGATCGGGCACGACCCGCGCAGCGAGCTGTTCGCGGGCCAGCTGGAGACCGACACCGACGGCTACCTGCTGGTGGACGCGCCGACCACGCGGACGAAGATCCCCGGCGTGTTCGCCTGCGGCGACGTCGTCGACCACATCTACCGGCAGGCGATCACGGCGGCGGGCACCGGCTGCTCCGCGGCCATCGACGCCGAGCACTGGCTCCAGGACCAGGACGCCGCCGACGCGCAGGCCTGA